One part of the Pecten maximus chromosome 1, xPecMax1.1, whole genome shotgun sequence genome encodes these proteins:
- the LOC117338382 gene encoding WD repeat-containing protein on Y chromosome-like, with product MEPVLPPELNPALRRRRESRYYARQSLIPHINLSALKLPRIQSGKGTSLESQKSVRRLDDESAYSDIEKPKSNSKHNKEDFNPDKIAAEIKYAKLQEIFEKADTDEEPGLEPQEFRCAIKKTVGFNLTEEEIETLFMKVDANCDGVVDWEEYVTYNLMEYQEKNQMIEMMREKPFPVETRDVPSRHRDVIVRIAFLPSIQKRAVPPETVDYSNGRYVTLSKEGILIFWTLKMKRIRSFNTHSCMDRATQPWLTDMVCMYNVNMIAVTSTDRDIIIFDLQANKFIKRYHIVGIENCITTMYFWANMRDLNYAVLLWGDTAGNTFAVKFDSSLRGGPFGAVAGKDLYKKVSLPEVIRGFFIGAKAYKFNRVHDDWVSQIGYIPELDCVVSCCQSTNNSLYLADIEKKKISTVFKVNKGILSFDYCPYNNIIVTGGMDYLVRVWNPYVNSKAIVVLKGHSKPITHVVINSSKNQIISIDKGKSIRVYDMKDQTCIQQLSGRVVKLGPFPISTICFNPVSQTLLLGTNQIAMLEKHFEEENRIEVTSHNKPVFAALYNRTFRFVVSACYESVVSVWDVRTGEKVMQFINAHKHTERGVDIPIEISAITFDGPERRLITGARDGSVKVWNFNNGACLQTFNIPGGLDVTGIASTRHRIYVTGWSRAVYVYIDGGGEEFRKEWKVKHNEDIICMSYTGPNIIATGSYDGDIVIWSRDTGQAYCTLNAFKGTKPSTENNKKFKYTKDEEDENKFPMIEEDALLSEDATDKPKSKRFSMKGIRAGVGLLSKVRENNSRNGNRLSKQFCRMETPCEHPLLPLFDEQFYTQTSNTEHTNSRIGYDEICKSYEAAVEKMIFLESRDSLDKETAVLFCSGAEGWVRAWSLHHEGGLLGQFNASHKVGEGVHAIATDTENKYLFTADTTGYLKIWDITEYCIKDKHTPNQRAARWKELFETFIFMSVDGQDPRVPPPCFNSKDPRPDGILNRPPPLNSNPRRTIQWPLLVNSFKAHTKVVNSVVFIDEFQFICTCSADCSIRMWTLGGQYIGTFGERWGPLKPTMAPKIPEKDSRIPRDLKRTGSARTLKVLNQGKAPKWKNLLVKMRKVGMPRVETQVEEQAVQEEVQFQDDLVEKKLNSSTILGKSYKRKIRHKLPPSLPKIIETYASVAVFHSLPFVELSPVDQYQPTDDMKIRKYGANVRDKFRGVKRKDNALPALAMVVNKITTSGNKVAAPRFHVKPSRVKKLYHQMQNKMSDPNANFTTSPTASDVKLELSKTSLDSETSS from the exons ATGGAACCAGTTCTTCCGCCGGAACTGAATCCGGCTTTAAGACGGAGAAGGGAGTCAAGATACTACGCCAGACAGAGTTTAATTCCACACATAAACTTGAGTGCTCTAAAATTACCAAGAATCCAATCGGGAAAAGGGACATCTCTCGAGTCTCAAAAATCTGTACGTAGACTTGACGACGAAAGCGCGTATTCGGATATAGAGAAGCCAAAGTCGAATTCGAAACATAACAAGGAAGATTTTAATCCGGATAAGATCGCTGCTGAAATCAAATATGCGAAATTACAAGAAATATTCGAGAAAGCGGACACTGACGAAGAACCTGGTTTAGAGCCTCAAGAATTCAGATGTGCTATCAAAAAAACTGTGGGGTTCAATCTCACAGAGGAAGAGATAGAAACTTTGTTCATGAAAGTGGATGCCAACTGTGATGGAGTTGTAGACTGGGAGGAATACGTCACGTATAATCTTATGGAATATCAGGAAAAGAATCAAATGATCGAGATGATGAGAGAGAAACCATTTCCGGTAGAAACCAGAGATGTTCCGTCAAGGCATCGCGACGTCATAGTTAGAATAGCATTTCTCCCATCTATACAGAAACGCGCCGTACCACCGGAAACTGTTGATTATTCAAACGGTCGATATGTCACTCTTAGCAAAGAGGGTATCCTCATATTTTGGACTTTGAAAATGAAACGCATACGAAGTTTCAATACACATTCATGTATGGACCGAGCCACTCAGCCATGGCTAACGGACATGGTTTgcatgtataatgtaaacatgATAGCTGTCACATCCACAGACCGTGACATCATCATCTTCGACCTGCAGGCAAATAAATTCATCAAGCGGTATCACATAGTTGGTATTGAAAACTGCATCACGACAATGTACTTCTGGGCTAACATGCGAGACTTGAACTACGCCGTTCTGCTGTGGGGTGACACTGCTGGAAACACCTTTGCTGTTAAGTTCGACTCTTCCTTACGCGGAGGTCCGTTTGGGGCAGTCGCCGGCAAAGACTTGTATAAGAAAGTCAGTTTACCGGAAGTGATTCGAGGATTTTTCATTGGCGCGAAAGCATACAAATTCAACAGAGTTCACGATGACTGGGTGTCTCAAATCGGTTACATTCCAGAGTTGGACTGTGTTGTGTCGTGTTGTCAAAGTACTAACAATTCGCTATACCTTGCAGACATAGAAAAGAAAAAGATCTCTACGGTGTTCAAGGTAAACAAAGGGATTCTGAGTTTTGATTATTGCCCGTACAATAACATTATAGTTACCGGCGGGATGGACTACCTTGTCCGGGTGTGGAACCCGTATGTCAATAGCAAGGCTATTGTCGTACTGAAAGGACACTCCAAACCAATAACCCACGTGGTCATTAACTCGTCCAAGAATCAAATAATCAGCATCGACAAAGGCAAGAGCATCCGCGTCTATGACATGAAAGACCAGACATGCATTCAACAACTCAGTGGGCGAGTTGTGAAGCTGGGTCCCTTCCCGATTTCCACCATCTGCTTCAATCCCGTGTCACAGACACTTTTGTTAGGCACGAACCAGATAGCGATGCTCGAAAAGCATTTTGAGGAGGAGAACCGGATAGAAGTGACGTCACACAATAAACCAGTGTTCGCAGCTCTTTATAACAGGACATTCCGGTTCGTTGTCAGTGCCTGTTACGAGTCGGTTGTTAGCGTATGGGACGTGAGAACTGGTGAAAAGGTCATGCAGTTCATTAACGCGCACAAACATACAGAGAGAGGTGTCGACATACCTATCGAAATTTCAGCCATAACATTTGACGGCCCAGAGAGGCGTCTCATCACCGGCGCGCGAGACGGTAGCGTTAAAGTCTGGAACTTCAATAACGGCGCTTGCCTGCAGACTTTCAACATCCCAGGCGGTCTGGACGTGACAGGTATCGCGAGCACGCGACATAGAATCTACGTCACCGGATGGAGTCGTGccgtgtatgtttacattgatggaGGCGGGGAGGAATTCCGAAAAGAGTGGAAGGTCAAACATAATGAGGACATTATTTGCATGTCCTACACGGGACCAAACATCATTGCGACAGGATCTTACGACGGTGATATCGTCATATGGTCACGTGACACTGGTCAAGCTTATTGTACATTGAATGCGTTTAAGGGCACAAAACCATCcacagaaaacaacaaaaaattcaaGTATACGAAGGACGAAGAGGACGAAAACAAATTTCCAATGATAGAGGAAGACGCATTGTTATCAGAAGACGCTACCGATAAACCAAAATCCAAGCGTTTCTCCATGAAAGGCATTAGAGCGGGCGTCGGACTTTTAAGCAAGGTACGCGAGAATAATAGTAGAAACGGCAACAGGCTTTCGAAGCAATTCTGCAGGATGGAGACACCATGTGAGCATCCTCTCCTTCCCCTGTTTGATGAACAGTTCTACACTCAAACTTCAAACACTGAACATACTAACAGCCGAATCGGTTatgatgaaatatgtaaaagCTATGAGGCGGCCGTAGAAAAAATGATTTTCTTGGAAAGTCGAGATAGTTTGGATAAGGAAACGGCCGTTCTTTTTTGCAGTGGAGCAGAGGGATGGGTAAGAGCTTGGTCACTACATCATGAAGGAGGTCTGTTGGGCCAGTTCAACGCCTCACACAAGGTTGGGGAGGGAGTCCATGCCATTGCAACCGACACAGAGAACAAGTATCTATTCACTGCTGACACGACAGGATATCTAAAAATCTGGGACATCACGGAATACTGCATCAAAGATAAACACACGCCAAACCAGCGAGCGGCACGATGGAAGGAGTTGTTCGAGACCTTCATATTTATGTCGGTAGACGGACAAGACCCAAGAGTACCACCGCCTTGTTTCAACAGCAAAGATCCGAGACCAGATGGTATCCTTAACCGACCGCCACCATTGAACAGTAATCCTAGGAGAACAATACAATGGCCATTACTGGTGAATTCGTTCAAAGCCCACACAAAGGTGGTAAACAGTGTTGTCTTCATAGACGAATTTCAGTTCATTTGTACTTGTAGTGCTGATTGTTCAATTCGGATGTGGACACTTGGCGGCCAATATATCGGAACGTTCGGAGAAAGATGGGGCCCATTAAAACCTACTATGGCGCCAAAGATACCAGAAAAAGATTCACGAATTCCTCGTGATTTGAAGCGAACTGGATCTGCTAGAACTTTGAAAGTGCTGAACCAAGGTAAAGCACCTAAATGGAAAAATCTTTTGGTGAAAATGAGAAAAGTGGGAATGCCACGAGTAGAAACACAGGTTGAGGAACAGGCTGTCCAAGAAGAAGTTCAATTTCAAGATGATTTGGTGGAGAAGAAGCTGAATTCAAGTACCATACTAGGAAAATCGTACAAACGAAAAATCCGTCACAAGCTTCCACCCTCTCTTCCCAAGATTATAGAAACATATGCATCA GTGGCCGTCTTCCATTCGTTGCCATTCGTGGAGTTGTCTCCCGTTGACCAGTATCAACCAACAGATGACATGAAAATCCGAAAGTACGGCGCCAATGTCCGTGATAAATTTCGCGGTGTAAAGCGGAAGGACAATGCACTTCCTGCTCTTGCCATGGTGGTCAACAAAATAACGACCAGTGGCAACAAAGTTGCCGCTCCTCGGTTCCATGTGAAGCCAAGTCGGGTCAAGAAACTCTACCATCAAATGCAAAACAAGATGTCGGACCCCAACGCAAACTTTACAACAAGTCCAACAGCTTCTGACGTCAAACTTGAACTTTCAAAAACCTCCTTGGATTCGGAGACGAGTTCGTGA